The following proteins are encoded in a genomic region of Nycticebus coucang isolate mNycCou1 chromosome 19, mNycCou1.pri, whole genome shotgun sequence:
- the LOC128571920 gene encoding elongation factor 1-alpha 1: MGKEKTHINIVVIGHVDSGKSTTTGHLIYKCGGIDKRTIEKFEKEAAEMGKGSFKYAWVLDKLKAERERGITIDISLWKFETSKYYVTIIDAPGHRDFIKNMITGTSQADCAVLIVAAGVGEFEAGISKNGQTREHALLAYTLGVKQLIVGVNKMDSTEPPYSQKRYEEIVKEVSTYIKKIGYNPDTVAFVPISGWNGDNMLEPSANMPWFKGWKVTRKDGNASGTTLLEALDCILPPTRPTDKPLRLPLQDVYKIGGIGTVPVGRVETGVLKPGMVVTFAPVNVTTEVKSVEMHHEALSEALPGDNVGFNVKNVSVKDVRRGNVAGDSKNDPPMEAAGFTAQVIILNHPGQISAGYAPVLDCHTAHIACKFAELKEKIDRRSGKKLEDGPKFLKSGDAAIVDMVPGKPMCVESFSDYPPLGRFAVRDMRQTVAVGVIKAVDKKAAGAGKVTKSAQKAQKAK, encoded by the coding sequence atggggaaggaaaagaCTCATATCAACATCGTTGTCATTGGACACGTAGATTCGGGCAAATCCACCACTACTGGCCATCTGATCTACAAATGTGGTGGCATTGACAAGAGAACCATTGAAAAATTCGAGAAAGAGGCTGCTGAGATGGGAAAGGGCTCCTTCAAGTACGCGTGGGTCTTGGATAAACTGAAGGCTGAACGTGAGCGTGGTATCACCATTGATATCTCCCTgtggaaatttgagaccagcaaatACTATGTTACTATCATTGATGCCCCAGGACACAGAGACTTTATCAAAAACATGATTACAGGCACATCTCAGGCTGACTGTGCTGTCCTGATAGTTGCTGCTGGTGTTGGTGAATTTGAAGCTGGTATCTCAAAGAATGGGCAGACCCGTGAGCATGCCCTTCTGGCTTACACACTGGGTGTGAAACAACTAATTGTTGGCGTTAACAAGATGGATTCCACTGAGCCGCCCTACAGCCAGAAGAGATACGAGGAAATCGTTAAAGAAGTCAGCACTTACATTAAGAAAATTGGCTACAACCCTGACACAGTAGCATTCGTGCCAATTTCTGGTTGGAATGGTGACAACATGTTGGAGCCAAGTGCAAACATGCCTTGGTTCAAGGGATGGAAAGTCACCCGGAAGGATGGCAATGCCAGTGGAACCACGCTGCTTGAAGCTCTGGATTGCATTCTGCCACCAACTCGTCCAACTGACAAGCCCTTGCGTCTGCCTCTGCAGGATGTCTACAAAATTGGTGGTATTGGTACTGTCCCTGTGGGCCGAGTGGAGACTGGTGTTCTCAAACCTGGCATGGTGGTCACCTTTGCTCCAGTTAATGTTACAACTGAAGTAAAGTCTGTTGAAATGCACCATGAAGCTTTGAGTGAAGCTCTTCCAGGAGACAACGTGGGCTTCAATGTCAAGAATGTGTCTGTCAAAGATGTTCGTCGTGGCAATGTTGCTGGTGATAGCAAAAATGACCCACCAATGGAAGCAGCTGGCTTCACTGCTCAGGTGATTATCCTGAATCATCCAGGCCAAATTAGTGCTGGCTACGCTCCTGTACTGgattgtcacacagctcacattgcCTGCAAGTTTGCTGAGCTGAAGGAAAAGATTGACCGCCGCTCTGGTAAAAAGCTGGAAGATGGCCCTAAATTCCTGAAATCCGGTGACGCCGCCATCGTCGATATGGTTCCTGGCAAACCCATGTGTGTTGAGAGCTTCTCAGATTATCCTCCTCTGGGTCGTTTTGCTGTTCGTGACATGAGACAGACAGTTGCTGTTGGTGTCATCAAAGCAGTGGACAAGAAGGCTGCTGGAGCTGGCAAGGTCACCAAGTCTGCCCAGAAAGCTCAGAAGGCTAAATGA